The following proteins are co-located in the Camelina sativa cultivar DH55 chromosome 12, Cs, whole genome shotgun sequence genome:
- the LOC104730428 gene encoding transcription factor bHLH68 isoform X1, protein MNRGVLESSPVQQLMAAGNPNWWNVSGGMRPPPPLIGHQQAPLPPHMNPNNNYLRPRMMPTLLPHFLPSPATSSSSSSSTSLPNNPNISSWLESNDLPPESWSLSQLLLGGLMMGEEERLEMMNHHNHHDEQQHHSFQGKMRLENWEEQVLSHQQASMEAVDIKQESNINNNNGYVISSPNSPPNKSCVTTTTTSLNSNDDNNNNNNNNNNMLDFSSNHNGLHLSEGRHIPPDRASECNSVDIGGSTNKKPRLQPSPSSQSTLKVRKEKLGGRIAALHQLVSPFGKTDTASVLSEAIGYIRFLQSQIEALSHPYFGTTASGNMRHQQHLQGDRSCIFPEDPGQLVNDQCMKRIGASSSSTDNQNANEEPKKDLRSRGLCLVPISCTLQVGSDNGADYWAPALGSAGFH, encoded by the exons ATGAATAGAGGTGTGTTAGAGAGTTCGCCGGTTCAACAGCTGATGGCGGCCGGAAACCCTAATTGGTGGAACGTAAGCGGCGGCATGAGGCCACCACCACCGTTGATAGGTCATCAGCAGGCGCCGTTGCCGCCACATATGAATCCTAACAACAATTATCTGCGACCACGGATGATGCCGACTCTTTTGCCGCACTTCTTGCCCTCTCCGgcgacttcttcttcctcatcttcttcaacgtCTTTGCCTAATAACCCTAACATCTCTTCTTGGCTTGAAAGCAATGATCTCCCTCCAGAGTCTTGGAGCCTTAGCCAACTGCTTTT GGGTGGATTGATgatgggagaggaagagagattggAGATGATGAACCATCATAATCAtcatgatgaacaacaacacCATAGTTTTCAAGGAAAGATGAGACTGGAGAATTGGGAAGAACAAGTGTTAAGCCACCAACAAGCTTCCATGGAGGCGGTTGACATCAAACAAGAGAGTaacattaacaacaacaatggttaTGTCATATCTTCGCCGAACTCACCTCCTAACAAATCTTGTGttacaacaaccacaacaagcCTCAATAGTAACgatgataacaacaacaacaacaacaataataataatatgttggATTTCTCTAGCAATCACAATGGTCTTCACTTGTCCGAAGGGAGACACATTCCTCCGGATCGAGCCTCTGAG TGTAACAGCGTAGACATTGGTGGGTCTACTAATAAGAAGCCAAGGCTTCAACCTTCTCCTTCGTCACAATCAACCCTCAAG GTGAGAAAGGAGAAATTAGGAGGCCGAATCGCAGCGCTTCATCAGCTAGTATCTCCATTTGGAAAG ACTGACACAGCCTCAGTCCTGTCGGAAGCTATTGGATACATTAGATTCCTTCAGAGTCAAATTGAG GCTCTGAGTCATCCTTACTTTGGTACGACTGCCTCCGGAAATATGAGGCACCAACAACAT TTGCAAGGAGATAGGAGTTGCATATTTCCTGAGGACCCTGGTCAG CTGGTGAATGATCAGTGCATGAAGAGAATAGGAGCTTCGTCTTCGTCAACGGACAATCAAAATGCAAATGAAGAACCTAAGAAAGATCTGAGAAGTCGAGGTTTATGTCTTGTTCCAATCTCATGCACACT
- the LOC104730428 gene encoding transcription factor bHLH68 isoform X2, with translation MNRGVLESSPVQQLMAAGNPNWWNVSGGMRPPPPLIGHQQAPLPPHMNPNNNYLRPRMMPTLLPHFLPSPATSSSSSSSTSLPNNPNISSWLESNDLPPESWSLSQLLLGGLMMGEEERLEMMNHHNHHDEQQHHSFQGKMRLENWEEQVLSHQQASMEAVDIKQESNINNNNGYVISSPNSPPNKSCVTTTTTSLNSNDDNNNNNNNNNNMLDFSSNHNGLHLSEGRHIPPDRASECNSVDIGGSTNKKPRLQPSPSSQSTLKVRKEKLGGRIAALHQLVSPFGKTDTASVLSEAIGYIRFLQSQIEALSHPYFGTTASGNMRHQQHLQGDRSCIFPEDPGQCMKRIGASSSSTDNQNANEEPKKDLRSRGLCLVPISCTLQVGSDNGADYWAPALGSAGFH, from the exons ATGAATAGAGGTGTGTTAGAGAGTTCGCCGGTTCAACAGCTGATGGCGGCCGGAAACCCTAATTGGTGGAACGTAAGCGGCGGCATGAGGCCACCACCACCGTTGATAGGTCATCAGCAGGCGCCGTTGCCGCCACATATGAATCCTAACAACAATTATCTGCGACCACGGATGATGCCGACTCTTTTGCCGCACTTCTTGCCCTCTCCGgcgacttcttcttcctcatcttcttcaacgtCTTTGCCTAATAACCCTAACATCTCTTCTTGGCTTGAAAGCAATGATCTCCCTCCAGAGTCTTGGAGCCTTAGCCAACTGCTTTT GGGTGGATTGATgatgggagaggaagagagattggAGATGATGAACCATCATAATCAtcatgatgaacaacaacacCATAGTTTTCAAGGAAAGATGAGACTGGAGAATTGGGAAGAACAAGTGTTAAGCCACCAACAAGCTTCCATGGAGGCGGTTGACATCAAACAAGAGAGTaacattaacaacaacaatggttaTGTCATATCTTCGCCGAACTCACCTCCTAACAAATCTTGTGttacaacaaccacaacaagcCTCAATAGTAACgatgataacaacaacaacaacaacaataataataatatgttggATTTCTCTAGCAATCACAATGGTCTTCACTTGTCCGAAGGGAGACACATTCCTCCGGATCGAGCCTCTGAG TGTAACAGCGTAGACATTGGTGGGTCTACTAATAAGAAGCCAAGGCTTCAACCTTCTCCTTCGTCACAATCAACCCTCAAG GTGAGAAAGGAGAAATTAGGAGGCCGAATCGCAGCGCTTCATCAGCTAGTATCTCCATTTGGAAAG ACTGACACAGCCTCAGTCCTGTCGGAAGCTATTGGATACATTAGATTCCTTCAGAGTCAAATTGAG GCTCTGAGTCATCCTTACTTTGGTACGACTGCCTCCGGAAATATGAGGCACCAACAACAT TTGCAAGGAGATAGGAGTTGCATATTTCCTGAGGACCCTGGTCAG TGCATGAAGAGAATAGGAGCTTCGTCTTCGTCAACGGACAATCAAAATGCAAATGAAGAACCTAAGAAAGATCTGAGAAGTCGAGGTTTATGTCTTGTTCCAATCTCATGCACACT